The Sandaracinaceae bacterium genome contains a region encoding:
- a CDS encoding cobalamin-dependent protein (Presence of a B(12) (cobalamin)-binding domain implies dependence on cobalamin itself, in one of its several forms, or in some unusual lineages, dependence on a cobalamin-like analog.), producing the protein MTTVTTARRRAVEWLEREADGLARAVTDLQYTRVPALAARFGEAGRVKCEQDARHHLDYLTSAIRGDSDVLFVRYVEWAKVLLAAYGVGVEDLRLNLETLREVLLAQVAAEDAALVTRPIDAALEQLDEMPSSLPSMIRPGAPHAGLARRYLDAMLAGERRRAMKIVTGAVEDGVPVRDVYLHVFEPVQHEIGRLWQENEISVATEHYCTAITQLVISQLYPYVFSAERRGLTLIATCIEGDLHELGVRIVADFFEMEGWDTIYLGANVPLAGIVETVAERRADLVAVSATISKHTRAVEALVKALRGSDTTRAVPVMVGGYPFNLEPELWRRLGASGHAPNASRAVEVGLRLVRGADA; encoded by the coding sequence GTGACCACGGTGACGACGGCCCGGAGGCGCGCGGTCGAGTGGCTCGAGCGGGAGGCGGACGGCCTCGCGCGCGCGGTGACGGATCTGCAGTACACGCGCGTGCCCGCGCTCGCCGCCCGCTTCGGCGAGGCCGGCCGCGTCAAGTGCGAGCAGGACGCCCGGCACCACCTCGACTACCTGACCAGCGCCATCCGTGGCGACAGCGACGTCCTCTTCGTCCGGTACGTGGAGTGGGCCAAGGTGCTCCTCGCCGCGTACGGCGTCGGCGTGGAGGATCTTCGGCTCAACCTGGAGACGCTGCGGGAGGTGCTCCTGGCGCAGGTCGCGGCCGAAGACGCGGCGCTCGTGACGCGGCCCATCGACGCGGCGCTCGAGCAGCTCGACGAGATGCCCTCGAGCCTCCCCAGCATGATCCGCCCCGGCGCGCCGCACGCCGGGCTCGCGCGACGCTACCTGGACGCGATGCTGGCGGGGGAGCGTCGACGCGCGATGAAGATCGTGACGGGCGCGGTGGAAGACGGCGTGCCGGTTCGAGACGTCTACCTGCACGTGTTCGAGCCCGTGCAGCACGAGATCGGCCGGCTGTGGCAGGAGAACGAGATCTCGGTGGCCACCGAGCACTACTGCACGGCGATCACGCAGCTGGTGATCTCGCAGCTCTACCCCTACGTCTTCTCCGCCGAGCGGCGCGGCCTGACCTTGATCGCGACCTGCATCGAGGGCGACCTGCACGAGCTGGGCGTGCGCATCGTGGCGGACTTCTTCGAGATGGAGGGCTGGGACACCATCTACCTCGGGGCCAACGTGCCGCTCGCCGGCATCGTCGAGACGGTGGCCGAGCGGCGGGCCGATCTCGTCGCGGTCTCGGCGACGATCTCCAAGCACACGCGCGCCGTGGAGGCGCTGGTGAAAGCGCTGCGGGGGAGCGACACGACGCGAGCCGTGCCCGTGATGGTCGGCGGCTATCCCTTCAACCTCGAGCCCGAGCTCTGGCGGCGGCTCGGGGCGAGCGGCCACGCGCCCAACGCGAGCCGCGCGGTGGAGGTCGGGCTCCGCCTGGTCCGAGGAGCCGACGCGTGA
- a CDS encoding HAMP domain-containing sensor histidine kinase, translating into MTKSLRLGVALRLDEAGDIEEVLVDGFALTEGSPRGFVEILTPASAEKARLFLARIRSERAAFDWELTVSYAGRLTVLTFSGRLQDDGTIVVVGGRSARDIERMYDDLLRINNEQANLLRSTVLELSSIKRRPTETIDEMMELNNELASLQRELARQNVTLERLNQQKNQLLGMVAHDLRNPLGVVAGYARTMMEGLAGPTTERQQRFLERIARTSEHMLRMVDDLVDLSSIESGRVELERRELDLAAMLADAVALNRVLAERKGIAIELDVTGTLTVAADGGKLRQVVDNLLSNAVKYSHEDTTVRIEARVTDPVVQVSVEDQGQGIPEAELARLFEPFGRTSVKGTAGEKSTGLGLAIVKRILEAHDGTIEVQSEVGVGSTFRFTLPLAPDVEAP; encoded by the coding sequence GTGACGAAATCGCTACGCCTGGGCGTCGCGCTCCGCCTCGACGAGGCCGGCGACATCGAGGAGGTGCTCGTCGACGGCTTCGCGCTGACGGAGGGCTCGCCCCGGGGCTTCGTCGAGATCCTGACCCCGGCCAGCGCGGAGAAGGCGAGGCTCTTCCTCGCGCGCATCCGATCCGAGCGGGCCGCCTTCGACTGGGAGCTGACCGTCTCCTACGCCGGGCGGCTCACGGTGCTCACCTTCTCCGGACGGCTGCAGGACGACGGCACGATCGTGGTGGTCGGGGGCCGGAGCGCGCGCGACATCGAGCGCATGTACGACGACCTGCTCCGCATCAACAACGAGCAGGCCAACCTGCTCCGGAGCACCGTGCTCGAGCTGTCGAGCATCAAGCGCCGGCCGACCGAGACGATCGACGAGATGATGGAGCTCAACAACGAGCTCGCGTCGCTCCAGCGAGAGCTCGCTCGCCAGAACGTGACCCTGGAGCGGCTCAACCAGCAGAAGAACCAGCTCCTCGGGATGGTGGCGCACGATCTGAGAAACCCGCTCGGCGTGGTGGCGGGCTACGCGCGCACCATGATGGAGGGACTCGCCGGGCCGACCACCGAGCGGCAGCAGCGCTTCCTGGAGCGCATCGCGCGCACGAGCGAGCACATGCTCCGCATGGTCGACGATCTGGTGGATCTCTCGTCCATCGAGTCGGGCCGCGTGGAGCTCGAGCGCAGGGAGCTCGATCTGGCCGCCATGCTCGCGGACGCGGTGGCGCTCAACCGGGTCCTGGCCGAGCGCAAGGGCATCGCGATCGAGCTCGACGTGACCGGCACGCTCACGGTCGCGGCGGACGGCGGCAAGCTCCGTCAGGTCGTCGACAACCTGCTCAGCAACGCGGTGAAGTACTCGCACGAAGACACCACGGTGCGGATCGAGGCGCGCGTCACCGACCCCGTCGTGCAGGTCTCGGTCGAGGATCAGGGACAGGGGATCCCGGAGGCGGAGCTCGCGCGGCTGTTCGAGCCCTTCGGCCGGACGAGCGTGAAGGGGACCGCGGGAGAGAAGAGCACCGGGCTGGGCCTCGCGATCGTCAAGCGCATCCTCGAGGCGCACGACGGGACGATCGAGGTGCAGAGCGAGGTCGGGGTCGGCTCGACCTTCCGCTTCACGCTCCCGCTGGCGCCGGACGTAGAGGCGCCCTGA
- a CDS encoding OmpA family protein translates to MTLNVVVATVALLIASACGGGECPECNCPVCPQVAAQPAQPQPIANTGPCTEEWVHMPVLINFPTGGAVLDAQNRAILQEVVRTAQSREDIRRVRVEGHTDTCGDENNNMSLSQQRSEAVALALVEMGVPREMMETVGYGSTQPRANEACESRQARSATELSRQTNRRVEFSILVCREGTAGGM, encoded by the coding sequence ATGACTTTGAACGTCGTGGTCGCGACGGTGGCCTTGCTGATCGCGAGCGCCTGTGGCGGCGGTGAGTGCCCCGAGTGCAACTGCCCCGTCTGCCCGCAGGTCGCGGCGCAGCCGGCCCAGCCGCAGCCCATCGCGAACACGGGTCCCTGCACCGAGGAGTGGGTCCACATGCCCGTCCTCATCAACTTCCCGACCGGCGGCGCCGTGCTCGACGCGCAGAACCGCGCGATCCTCCAGGAGGTCGTCCGCACCGCGCAGAGCCGTGAGGACATCCGCCGCGTGCGGGTCGAGGGTCACACCGACACCTGCGGCGACGAGAACAACAACATGTCGCTCTCGCAGCAGCGCTCGGAGGCGGTCGCGCTCGCGCTCGTCGAGATGGGCGTGCCGCGCGAGATGATGGAGACCGTGGGCTACGGCTCGACGCAGCCCCGCGCGAACGAGGCCTGCGAGTCGCGTCAGGCGCGCTCCGCCACCGAGCTGAGCCGTCAGACGAACCGTCGCGTCGAGTTCAGCATCCTGGTCTGCCGCGAGGGCACCGCCGGCGGCATGTGA
- a CDS encoding cytochrome-c peroxidase, with product MRRGTFVALVSFVAAAGCHRVEAVPPLVADGGVAESSDGGAAPADELPAPGSARVPIAGGTLHALADGRLVIGHPHHAALSFFEDGAPTGFVSLPEGGVPGRLTSDGAGRLHVVVRNRGELVTLDPDTQEIVARRAVCAEPRGLAVDGDALHVACAGGELVTLPAAGGPPTRRVRLDDDLRDVVVADGRLYVSRFRSAELLTLDADGVVVDRRVPRSRVTLASMRREPTELTLVPNVAYRIRAMPGGGVAMLHQRSVSDPIDVAAEGYSGGGDECPNGVVHAALTVFPADGEARDSGPLAFVALAVDFAVRPDGSRFYVASAAGAASSDTSVPFAGIAGSLLAVEASASSRPCIESPPVVDGPTGAVEMAPDGTLLSLSADGDELHLLGDRGGDVRTVRVAAPIGHPRGYRLFHMQTPAFLACASCHPEGAEDGFVWNFQPAGPRRTQTLTGGIMDTAPFHWSGDQPGMHDIMRGTLLERMQTSFDADDVDAISAWVDSLPAPRGDTRDAAAIERGRGHFGSAGCVDCHSGDAMTDNTNHLVGTGEPFQSPSLVAVSHRAPFFHDGRAARLADTFIAGHGEAHALDADARADLVAYLRSL from the coding sequence ATGCGCAGAGGAACGTTCGTAGCCTTGGTCTCGTTCGTCGCGGCGGCGGGCTGCCATCGCGTGGAGGCCGTGCCGCCTCTCGTCGCGGACGGAGGCGTCGCGGAGAGCTCCGATGGGGGCGCCGCCCCGGCCGACGAGCTCCCCGCCCCGGGATCGGCTCGCGTCCCCATCGCAGGCGGGACCCTGCACGCCCTCGCCGACGGCCGGCTCGTGATCGGCCACCCCCACCACGCGGCGCTGTCCTTCTTCGAGGACGGCGCGCCGACCGGCTTCGTCTCGCTGCCCGAGGGCGGCGTCCCCGGTCGGCTCACCTCGGACGGCGCGGGTCGGCTGCACGTGGTCGTCCGCAATCGCGGCGAGCTGGTCACGCTCGACCCGGACACGCAGGAGATCGTCGCGCGCCGCGCGGTGTGCGCGGAGCCTCGCGGGCTCGCGGTCGACGGCGACGCGCTGCACGTGGCCTGCGCGGGCGGTGAGCTGGTGACGTTGCCCGCGGCGGGCGGGCCTCCCACGCGGCGGGTCCGGCTCGACGACGACCTCCGCGACGTGGTGGTCGCGGACGGTCGCCTCTACGTGAGCCGCTTCCGCTCGGCGGAGCTGCTCACGCTCGACGCGGACGGCGTCGTGGTGGACCGGCGTGTCCCCCGCAGCCGGGTGACCCTGGCCTCGATGCGGCGCGAGCCGACCGAGCTGACCCTGGTGCCCAACGTGGCCTACCGCATCCGCGCGATGCCGGGCGGGGGCGTGGCCATGCTGCACCAGCGCTCGGTCTCGGACCCGATCGACGTCGCCGCCGAGGGTTACTCCGGCGGCGGTGACGAGTGCCCGAACGGGGTCGTGCACGCCGCGCTGACGGTGTTCCCGGCCGACGGCGAGGCGCGCGACTCGGGCCCGCTCGCGTTCGTCGCCCTCGCGGTGGACTTCGCGGTGCGCCCCGACGGCAGCCGCTTCTACGTCGCGAGCGCCGCGGGCGCGGCCAGCTCCGACACGAGCGTCCCCTTCGCGGGCATCGCCGGCTCGCTGCTCGCCGTGGAGGCGTCCGCCTCGTCGAGGCCCTGCATCGAATCGCCGCCCGTCGTGGACGGTCCCACCGGCGCGGTCGAGATGGCGCCGGACGGAACGCTGCTCTCGCTCTCGGCGGACGGGGACGAGCTGCACCTCCTCGGTGATCGGGGTGGTGACGTCCGGACCGTTCGTGTCGCCGCGCCCATCGGCCACCCCCGCGGCTACCGTCTCTTCCACATGCAGACCCCCGCCTTCCTGGCCTGCGCGTCGTGCCACCCGGAGGGAGCCGAAGACGGCTTCGTCTGGAACTTCCAGCCCGCCGGGCCGCGCCGGACGCAGACCCTGACGGGGGGCATCATGGACACCGCGCCCTTCCACTGGTCGGGCGATCAGCCGGGCATGCACGACATCATGCGGGGGACCCTGCTCGAGCGGATGCAGACCTCGTTCGACGCAGACGACGTCGACGCGATCTCGGCCTGGGTCGACTCCCTGCCGGCGCCGCGCGGCGACACCCGCGACGCCGCGGCGATCGAGCGTGGGCGGGGCCACTTCGGCTCCGCGGGCTGCGTCGACTGCCACTCCGGGGACGCGATGACGGACAACACGAACCACCTCGTCGGCACGGGAGAGCCCTTCCAGTCGCCGAGTCTGGTCGCGGTCTCGCATCGCGCGCCCTTCTTCCATGACGGGCGGGCCGCGCGGCTCGCGGACACCTTCATCGCCGGCCACGGCGAGGCCCACGCGCTCGACGCCGACGCGCGCGCGGACCTGGTCGCGTACCTCCGCTCTCTCTGA
- a CDS encoding serine/threonine-protein kinase translates to MTDHAPDLRVVPPPAEDPPDPLIGTTLEGRYAIERILGKGGMGLVYEARHVVLNKRLAVKVLKEEVSRDEQVMARFRREAQSASAIGSPHICDVSDFGSLPDGSTYFVMEFLDGPSLSAAIESQRPMDVQRIVDVGMQLCDALGAAHERGIVHRDLKPDNVHLVKQGQRVDFVKVLDFGIAKVGDGGNKKLTQAGQVFGTPHYMSPEQCSGREVDHRTDLYALGVMLYEMATGKVPFDADNLMGVLTKHVYERPIPPREVLPPPASVPPGLEAVILRCLEKQPEARYATMAELKADLARVASGSTPDAVMRSVSGVPRTQMIGERPSAIEMSPATPDALPAETETSKSPVAWIVVAALSLVVLGGGAFAAAFFLFGDDALPASDTTTASTEIPEVEPTPEIVPEIAAPPSAETPETPPAAPAAAETISLSSTPEGAQVWTADGVLLGNTPFEIPRPADAERVELELRQAGHEDTSVVLAHLSQPALRITLPPTRQPAARRAPRARPSPVAAPAVRPLAPPAPRPRPTTQESEIINPW, encoded by the coding sequence ATGACCGACCACGCCCCCGACCTCCGCGTCGTCCCGCCGCCCGCCGAAGATCCCCCGGATCCGCTCATCGGTACGACCCTCGAGGGCCGCTACGCGATCGAGCGCATCCTCGGCAAGGGGGGCATGGGCCTCGTCTACGAGGCGCGGCACGTCGTCCTCAACAAGCGCCTCGCGGTGAAGGTCCTCAAGGAGGAGGTCTCCCGCGACGAGCAGGTGATGGCCCGCTTCCGCCGCGAGGCGCAGAGCGCGAGCGCGATCGGGAGCCCGCACATCTGCGACGTGAGCGACTTCGGCTCGCTCCCCGACGGCTCGACCTACTTCGTGATGGAGTTCCTCGACGGCCCGTCGCTGAGCGCGGCCATCGAGAGCCAGCGGCCGATGGACGTGCAGCGCATCGTCGACGTCGGCATGCAGCTCTGCGACGCCCTCGGCGCGGCCCACGAGCGGGGCATCGTGCACCGCGACCTCAAGCCCGACAACGTGCACCTCGTCAAGCAGGGCCAGCGCGTCGACTTCGTCAAGGTGCTCGACTTCGGCATCGCGAAGGTGGGCGACGGCGGCAACAAGAAGCTCACCCAGGCGGGGCAGGTCTTCGGGACCCCGCACTACATGTCGCCCGAGCAGTGCTCGGGGCGCGAGGTCGATCACCGCACCGACCTCTACGCGCTCGGCGTGATGCTCTACGAGATGGCGACCGGGAAGGTCCCCTTCGACGCCGACAACCTGATGGGCGTGCTCACCAAGCACGTCTACGAGCGCCCCATCCCGCCGCGCGAGGTCCTGCCTCCCCCCGCTTCGGTTCCGCCGGGCCTCGAGGCGGTGATCTTGCGTTGCCTCGAGAAGCAGCCCGAGGCGCGCTACGCGACGATGGCGGAGCTCAAGGCCGACCTCGCGCGCGTCGCCTCGGGGAGCACGCCCGACGCGGTGATGCGCTCGGTGAGCGGCGTGCCGCGGACGCAGATGATCGGCGAGCGCCCGAGCGCGATCGAGATGTCGCCCGCCACGCCGGACGCCTTGCCGGCGGAGACCGAGACGAGCAAGAGCCCGGTCGCGTGGATCGTCGTCGCGGCGCTCTCGCTCGTCGTGCTCGGCGGCGGCGCCTTCGCGGCCGCGTTCTTCCTCTTCGGAGACGACGCGCTCCCGGCCTCCGACACGACCACGGCGTCGACGGAGATCCCCGAGGTCGAGCCGACCCCCGAGATCGTGCCCGAGATCGCCGCGCCGCCGAGCGCCGAGACGCCCGAGACGCCGCCCGCGGCCCCGGCCGCCGCGGAGACGATCTCGCTCTCGAGCACCCCGGAGGGCGCGCAGGTCTGGACGGCCGACGGCGTGCTCCTCGGCAACACGCCGTTCGAGATCCCGCGCCCCGCCGACGCAGAGCGCGTCGAGCTGGAGCTGCGCCAGGCCGGGCACGAGGACACCTCGGTGGTGCTGGCCCACCTCAGCCAGCCGGCCCTGCGCATCACGCTCCCGCCCACGCGCCAGCCCGCCGCGCGGCGGGCCCCGCGGGCCCGGCCCAGCCCCGTCGCCGCGCCGGCGGTCCGCCCCCTCGCTCCGCCCGCGCCTCGCCCCCGGCCGACGACGCAGGAGAGCGAGATCATCAACCCCTGGTGA